The Melospiza georgiana isolate bMelGeo1 chromosome 1, bMelGeo1.pri, whole genome shotgun sequence genome contains the following window.
TGTTGAAATGAAATGCCTCTTGGTGACCAGcttgcccagcctggcacattAAATTGCCCAGCCCCTAAACATTCCATAGGCCTGCAGTTCTTCTGCATCACCCTCTCCATGTGTTTGTCTCATCCCTCCTTAGGCCTGAATTCctatttcctgctgctgtccttggcAGCCGGTGTCCAAACTCAACAGAGCACACCCTCATTCAATGTGCTTGTAAGCTAGCTTGTTTTGGAGTGGTGATCATGCCAAATTTGAAATTAGGAAAGCGAGGGGTAaagaacagagcagcttttcaagttttgaattaaaatttgAGTCCAGCTTTAAGCTCTGCTTCAGACTTAATGTGAGCTTTTCAGCAGGTGACTCTCATCAGTTTCACTTCTATGAAAGTAGGTCAGAGAAGGAAGATTTAATTAATGTCTTGGATGCCTGGGTCCTGGTGATGACTTGCACATGTGCTCTGCAAAGGGGATTTGAGTGATCCACTCCTTTTCAGTAAGATTTATGTAACAAACTAAGACTTTTATAGTCTGTTTCTCTTGTATGAAATTCTAGGCTGTTGATGAGCACTGCTAGTGACATGCATTTCTGGTTCTGCAACAACTCAACTAAATTAAATGCATATAGTATCAAACTgactttaaaaagtttttttttgttctagtACTATCTGGAGTACAGAGTTCTTGAAAGTAAAATTTTGGTTTAGGAGTGCTTATGGAGTGGTATTCTGGTGCAACATGTAAATCTCCTTGGACTAATCTGTCACTGAACAAAACAGGTCCcaagaatattttattaaaataattttgcaagctccaaattaattaattgttCAGAGATGGTGTGCTCTGTCAAAATTGCTGAGCGTGTTGTAGAAATTCCCCCACATAGTGAAGGCGTTTTTGCTAAAAATGCCAGCAGGGTGGAAGAAGTAATGATAGGATAAAATGAAAATGGCTCCTcaggtgttttgttttctaaaaaaagGATCAACCACCCCACAactgcctgccagggctcacCAGGGACTAGCCTCAGTCACTTCTCAGCTAAATTGTGCTGCCTTTCAATATCCCATTAAGGTTCTTAGAAGTCTTTAATGTAAAATTGAAATGGGTGTGAAGGATCCCTTCAGAGAGTTTGATATTGTGACTGTTTTAGTTTACAAGGCTTTACCTCTTGCCTGGTTTAGAACATAGGGATGTTTTCATTGGAATGTTGACTGAACCTAGGACTATAACTGGCTCCATAAAAGCGCAGTAAAGACTTTAAATGCTGCTTCTCTCTAGAAGAGCTTTTACTTTCTTTGCTAGTAATGCTTACATGCATTCTTGAAGtgtgattattttttataaCTTTGAAACTGTCTTGAAGCAGAAGTccataaaaatttatttactcTGTGCTTCTGAGGgttattttatgtaaataaccATTTCCATACTTTCTCAGTAAAGTGCCTGCTAGGATGTCTACATACAAGCTACACAATATTTTTCTCATACAAACTAATCCTGCTCTGtgaactaaaataaaatattgttcCATCAGGCAGATTTTATACTCATCATAGCATTTCCAGACTTTTGATAGCAAAAAATTAACAAGTGGGAAGTACTGTCACGAAGAGTGCGTTCGTCATAGATTTTAGACCATGTGTGTCAACCTCAGGCTGGTAATTCTGGGCGGCCAAATGGGAGGGACCAAAATTGTGTTAGCAGGTAACTGAGGATGGGGAGACACAATTGTGGGCTCCTGGTGTAGTGCAAAAGCATTTGATAATATACCTTACAGTTTGTGTGTTCTGACTTAGAATGTaatgtgtgtgagtgtgttAATTTCTACTGTGCACTTATGAGCTGAGTTTAGAAACCAAAATTTCCCCTAATTCCACTTAATTACAAGTATGCTACatcaaggaaacaaaaatgtgCCATGGTTTTCTTGCAGAAATGAAGGCATTGTCTGTGACACTACAGCGGAGGGATTCTTTTGCATCTGAGTAACTCTGCAAAATGAAAGCCAGTTTTACCAGAATTGTCCAGACATGAGCTTCTCATGAAGGTCTTACTTCTTTAGCAATTGCACTTTTAAATTTTAGCTTTGCACCTCTCAGCAAAAGCTActagtttttaaattaaattataagTTTACAATTTTACACAAATTGTATGTTTTAGAGGGGGAAGAATGCTTGGAGGCAGGCACCAGGGCACTGTAGATCATTAATTTTCTGAAGTCTGTAAGCAGTTGATGACAGGCAAAATGTGTCAGCTTGGCTTGCACAAAGCAAGTATTCTGCTTCTTTAGAGCTGTGCATGTCACTGTGAGTTCTCAGCTCTATATAAAGGGCATTTGTTTCTCTGGATGTTGATTTAGCATAGTATCTTTCCAGTTTACACTGGATATGAAATGAGCTTCTGAGctatattgaaaaatattttccatgttaATTGGTTGTTGTGATTAACAACAAAAGCAAGGCTGTTTATTCTGATTTTATGACTTAATAATTTGGAAAATAGATGTTACAATAATGAAAGCTTATGCCTTTTAATTGGTAATAAATATAGCTTTTgtatttcctgttttcttctgtttaggTTAAAAACTTTGCTGTTATTTATCTTGTGGACATCACTGAAGTACCAGACTTCAACAAGATGTACGAGTTGTATGATCCCTGTACCGTCATGTTTTTCTTCAGGTATGTGATGGTTCTGGAATGTAACTCATTTAAACTTTCTTTGTCAAATGCAGTGTCTCAGCAGATCATTTCCAAATGCATAATAGCACACTGATGCCTATATTTACATTGCTCTACAGAAGAATAAACTGATTTTATAGGAAAATGGCTTGTTTTCCAATTAGCCTGGTAACAATGTTTGATAATAGAGTGTGAATTAATGATAGGGAAAACCGGGTTTATTATCCATTTTTCTTAGTTTTAAATTTCAAACTTCCTGTAGAGAATACTGTAGTATTAGAGAATACTGTAGTAACATAGCAGTCAAGCTTGCCAAACTTGCTTTCAAGATAAATCAAAGGTAATAAGGTTTTTCTGGAGTTAAGGTTTCTACATTGATGAGATAAAATGTTCTACTGACAAGCATGGAAGTCTCTCTGGAGATAGACAGTAGTGGGAAAGAAATACAAACAATAAGGAATATGCTGAAGGATAATTGCACTGAGTAACTGTTTTGGGGCATCTTAGGAGTTCTtattcttcctttaaaaattctCAGTTTAAGTGAGAGGAGTAATGATTGTTTTGCAAGCCTgtttatgttatgttatgttttGATCCTACAAAGCATTTGGGGTAGGGTATAAGATTTCTTTCTGAATTATAATGCCATATTAACctgtttttttgttcttcccGTTTAAAGGAACAAACACATCATGATTGATTTAGGTACAGGTAATAACAACAAGATCAACTGGGCAATGGAAGATAAGCAGGAGATGATTGACATTATAGAAACTGTTTATAGAGGAGCCCGCAAAGGTCGAGGTTTGGTGGTATCACCGAAAGATTATTCCACTAAATACAGATATTGATGTTTCTTTGGGCTGCCTTTTCTCATAATCCTATGTCCAGTTACACTTATTCCTGTGTATGTGTGTACATAAAtgtatattaaaagaaaaaaaaacctacaagtcCTTGAATATTGAGCATAATTTgaatgatttaaaatatttgagttctgtttgagaaacagaaaacttaAAGCCTGGAACTATCTTGAATATTACTGCAGTAATATTGTAgctgaattttggggttttcttttttaaagactcctttgttttccttttggtaTTACATATTTTTGTACACAAAAAGCCTGTTTgcagaaaaagcattttaaattgtttcaTTTGCTTTTATTACACAAATATCTAGGAAAACTATACTATAgtgtttttaaagaataaagtgAGTTCCACTTATtcaccttgattttttttcatctaatGAAATTTGACAGTGAGTAGAGATGGGTGCATTGGGTGCAAGTCTGTTGGGACTTCTGTTGGGATTTCCTTGCGTATCATACTAGTCCCCTGTATCCACTAAAAATGTGACTAAAACAAGGTGCATTTATTAGTATTTAACAGAActcagaaaacatctcctgTGACTGTGCTCACCACCACACCCCCATCAGCCTAATGGACTTGTGGTGCCAGACTCCTTTTCCATGGTGGCTGGGCACTCACTTTGAAGCACTTGGTGAATTCTGCAGTGCCAAAGTGCATTGCACTTCTGGAACTGGCTGCAGACAGCAGCCAAAGAAACCAAAAGCCATGCTGTCACTTGACGTCCAGTTTGCCTAACAGTATACCAAAATGCACATGTACTTGGGAGACTCGGATTGGATTCCACTGTGGCATAGCTTTTGAAATTTCCATTTGCATTTCTGACAACTTTTATGGTAATGGAGTTGATGTTGTGtgggggcttttttgttttttaaactgatACATGCATATTTACAGGATTAATTAAAACCAAACCAGGCTAGCTCCCTTCTCCAGAAAGAAGAAACCTGGTTTGTTAGAAGCCAAAGAATTATTTCTACTACCAAGTGTGTTGTAGAGGATTTAGAAAGGGTgaagaaagtaaaacaaaagcGTCTCAATTTCTGCTGAAGTTAATCTGGTTTAGAGTGGTTATTGATTTGGAATAATTTATGTTGGAAGGGAATGTCAGCCTCCCAGTCACAGTAGGTTCCACATGGTCAGGTTGTACAGGATCGTGTCCAGTGTTGAGctggttggactagatgatcttcaaAATGCCTTCCAGCCTTGATGATTCCATGTTCTCTAAGGATGGAGACTCTTCAGCCTTTCTGGAAGTCCCGTTCTGCTGTTTGAGCACCTTCATAGGTGCAAAAGATGTTCCTTGCACCTAGCTGGAATTTTCCATGTTTCAGCTTGTGTTGAGTAACCCTGGTGTACAACACTTTCAACAAGAGTCTGTTCCCCGTGCTCTGCCGTGGGGTCATGGTTGGCAGCAAAAAGCCACAGTCCTTTCTTTAGGCTGGACTAAGAGATTTCTCTCCAACCTTGTATCTGCTGTAGCCCACTCCATCTTGGTGGCTGTTTCACCTCCCTCACACCACTGCATCTCTTGAATGGGCAGCCCCCAAACTGACAGAATATTGTGGGTGTGGTGTTCCAGCGGGTGAATGGAGGAGGAATGACTTGCTGGCCCTACTTTGTGCTCATACCTGGGCACCCTGCCCACTCAGCCAACCTTTCCTCCAGATCCTTTCCTGCAAAGCAGTGCCAGCCAGCCCCTCACACCTGCCCAGCTTGCCATTTTGAACTTCAGCAAGGTCCTGTTGGCCCacttccccagcctgtcctcCAGCACACCAACCTCTCCCCCCAGTCTGACAGTATGTGCAAGTCTACGCTGATTAAAGCCTTAACTGGAATGATTTCTTGATCTTAATGAAGGCTGTAATAGAAGCATTTCTCCCTCATTAGCTGAGGTATTTTGCTAACCTGGCAATGCTTCAGTTTCTGCATTTCTGGTAAAAGGTTCCCATTACATTTCAAACTAAATCTTCCCTGCAGAGTACCTATGTTTTGGTATACAACCACCTTAAATTTAGTGCAGATGTCCTGTTTTCTGACTACCAATTTCTTCTTCTGGACATGCCTGGTAACTAGAATTCCTCATCTATTTCCAggtctttaaataaaataaactattttcaTCAAAACAGCTAAGCTAACATTAAAGAATTGAAATTGTCACAATGTAAATACCTGGGTGATGTTACCTGCACTGGTGTGCACAGCTTTGTGTGGGCTTGTGCAAAGAGTAACAACTGAGCAGTTGTAGCCTACAAATACTGCCATTTTTTTTAGTACAGAATGGCTTATTTTAAGAACATATAAGTTAAAAAGGCAACAAATCTTActcttttaatattaaaataaatacattttcattcaTTGAAAACATTTGTGATTGGATAAGTTCACTCTATAGATTATAGTTTTCTATCCAAAACGGTGGCTTTGCCTTCTCTGAAACTAACAGTTCTTTTTCAGCTCCAGGAAATAGTGTCCCCACTTAGATGAACAAAGCCagctttctattttttcctgggacaatagtttaattttttttccaagattcTGTTATGACATGATACAAATACATTTGTTTTCCCTTAACATTTTTTGTCAGCGTGACTCTAGACTGGAAAATGTCAGAGTCAGTGCTATGCTGTTCTACCTTAGTCTTCCTCAAACACATCCTCATTTCAGTGCTGCACAGATACAGTGAATAAGTAGGTTAATGATTTATTCATGAATGTGATTCAGCATGGAGACAGGAAGATATCTCTCTCTGTACCGTTAAATACATCTGTGTGGATTGtctttctgcatttctgaaaattaCTGCATACCTTGCGCAAAAGGCATCAGAATTAATAGATACCTAAATTACTTCAGAATATTGACAGACATTCATGTCTTTCACTGCCTAAGAAGTTCCAATGACAAGAGGAATTCATGTGTCTCAATTTGAATCAGGAAAGTGTGCAACAAGAGGAAGACAACATCACTTGCATCCACAGCACACGGAAGCAGTGCTGCCCCACAAATACTGAGAGCACAGAGTCAGCCATCATCAGGGAGGGGGCCGGCATGTGCATGAGACAGATATAAAATCCAGAACACAATCCTGATACGTAGTATCATTTTATATTATGAAGTGATTGACTATAGCTTACTGCTGTGTTTGTGGTGAGTGTGTGTGAGGGGTGTGCTCCAAGCCACAATGGGAAGCTGTAGCAGGTTTAAAAGCAGAGGTACATAAATTGACACCAGCGAGCATCCTCAGCTAGGTCAGCATACCTGAGGGGCAGGAGTCACGGCCAGCAACACTTCAAGCCACACACATTTCCCTATGAATGGACAGCCTCGGTTTACACACTTGGGGTGAGTTAGAACTGCCCCCTTGTATATTGCACTCAGCTGGAATAGAGGCAGTAAGATgcagtttttgttttgtaaaagtGGTCACGTTCTTTATctcttggcaaaaaaaaaatccaaggtatattaaatatgtttttttaaaagtacacTTTCAAATCCAAGAAAATTCAGGTACCCTAAATGTGTAAACACCATTACTCGCCCACCACTCAAAACTAAATGGAAATGCATAAACCACAGAAAAACTTAATTAAGTGTCTTTACTCCCAATTCTTCATCACTGTTTTCTACCCCAGCCTCTGTCATCAGGTCAGCAACACGCTTCTCAAGGTCATTGATGCGCTCGCCCATTTCTTCCAGTAAAAAGTTAAAGATAACTTCTGTAAGTAAGGGTTTACaagttttttcttctgtaagaAGAACAAGCATCTTTCTTCCAGATGTGTCAGTCTTTTACTTGTTCATGTTTAATATAAGATGAAGCATGCACAAGGTGGTATTGTTAGAATACAATCACTCATTCTCTTACAACAGATAAGCATTCAAATTCTTAGTATCAAATGCCTTTGCAAATACTCATGAGTGAACTGTgtgattgttttctttctgaggAACTCTTTTAGGTGATACCATACAGGTAACCTACAGAATTAGAATATGAGTGCTACTCAAACATTATTCAGGAAGTAGCCGcttcttgcaaaaaaaaaaaaaaaaaaaaaaaaaaaagcttcagaaaGCAGAGGTAGTTTCTGTAAGCACATGTAATAAGACAGCTCAGAGGCCCTTCAGGTcggattttcttcttttgaggGCTCACCTTGTCATGCTCAGGCCAACAGCTGCTTTTAAACCGTGGCTCGTTTGAGTTGCATTTTTGGAGAAGGATGCTTTTTTAAATGCACCTTCGGAATCTTTACATATAATTCGATGTTTATTTTACTTGAAAGCCAGAATTGCTGCACAGAGACTACCGTGGTACTTGTAGTGAAACACTTTTTAGGGTTCCCTTCCTAGAAAAAGTGATCTGTAAAGAGGCTGGGGCGGGGGTAAGTGAGGTGCCTGTACGTCACAGGCGTTTACACCGGCCCACATCCTGGGCTAATTTGATGTTTACGGGAGAAGCCCACCCCGCTGTTAGAAGCAAAGAGCCCGCCCGCACCCATCAGCGCGCAGGGGGCCCAGCCGCGGGATCTCGGGCCCAGCCGCGGCATCCCACGTTCCAAAGAGGATATTTCTCAGCGTCAGCTTCTCCGTCAGAGCCTCAAAATTCTCCTGCAGCCGGCAGAGCAGATTTTCCGCctgggggggaagggggaaaatgaACAGCGGGGAAGCAGAAGGCAGGGCCCGGCCGCACGGCACCCCCAGCAGGACacccgcccggccccgctcaccAGCTGCGGCAGCTCCGCGGCCCCCGGCGGCTCCGAGGCCGCCATCGGCTCCGGCTCCGtgggcgcggcggggcgggcacgGTGCGCACGGCCCCGCCCGCAGCGCTCCGCgggcagcccttccctgccagggctgtgtttgctggAGAAAGCGTCGTTCCGCGCGGCAGTAACTAAATAAGGATGCCGAGGTTTGATCTTAAGAGGTcgtacaattttatttttttttaaggtttccttccttttctcccGTGCAATTAGTTTTGTGTAATGGAGTGGTAAAAATACCGTGGTGGTTGAAGTTCCTTGCACTGCAATGCCCAGCGAGACAACATCAAAGGCATCAGCAAGAGTCGCATGGTGCCTCTTGCAGCACCAGCATCTAGGTCATCCCTGGCTTTTGGCTGCACAGTGTAAAAAAGCTCCCAGTGCATCTATTAGAGAGGTGTCTTTCTTCTGGATGCTGAAACTGTTGCCTGATGTAAATGAAGAGGTTTTCATTTCACTGTGCCTGTATGGTTAGGAGCGTGTCACTGTTAGGCAATAAATTACCTTAGTCAATTACTTTGAGTAATTACATATGCCAAATATGTGTCTTCATGCACAAAAAATTTCTGAGCTGGGAATTACTTCAGTTGCTGTAAGCCTACCACTTAGAATCTTTCGTAATAAACTTAATTGTTCTCCTTCTTGACCTTCCCCACCTCATTTGAGAGGGTGTGTTAATCTCTGAGGTGAAATTCTGGCATCAAAGCAAACCTCCGCGTTGCTACCTGCTTCCCATAATTGTAGCTTCTCTGTACAGCCTTATTTTTTCCTACTCTTGCAGGTAGTCCTTGTtgtagaaagaaaaatcaagcaCATTTTGCAAAGCTTGAGTGTCCTAACAGTATTACTGGTCTAGAAAGCTTCTAGATAAACAAGTTGAACAATATTATGCATGTAGATAGAGTTTGCTTTTGTATGTAGCCACTAGCTTCAACCATACAGCCTTTTTGTTCTATTGCATAAGTAATAAGGAACAATTGGTGCTTCTTACCTGTTTATTTGTTGATAATAAATATTCTTTCCTTTAAGGCTAGGTAGTAGTAGTAGCTAGAGCTgtaatatttttgcatttttacttCTGATAACAGCCATAGTCTTCCTGGTTTTCCCTCCTTCCAGAAGAGCTACAAAAGCTTCTCTCTCATGCAGCAGTATTTTCCCCCAGAGGCAGTAGAAGTGGCTCTGTCTGCTTGTGCCCAGTTATCTTGAACAAAGCCATAGAGTCCTATTCATAGTGAAGAGCTTGCAAGGATAAAGaagcagctggaaatgcagagGAGCAAGCATTATACAGCCAACCAATTCACAGGAATCCCACTACATCTTTGTAGTGCCGCATTTTAGCAATAGCCAGGTTAGGGTTCAACTGAAAACAAGCATGACTTGATAAAGGTTTTCTGTAATTAGCTCCTCATTTTTGTGAGGTAGGTCAGTGTggtcaaaacagaaaaaaaaatataatatccAGCTGGCACAGCAATGAAGAACAGGCAATAAAAGTATGAAAGAGACTGAAAAATATTTGCCATGCATTTCTCCCTTCAAAGGTCTGGTTCTTTTACTTTGTGGGCTCAGCAGATGATGTGAATGGCCCTCTTAGTTCAGATCTGAAGCTGAATGAGGCCAAGAGTGCACAGCTGGgtttaggaaataaaaatagaagtgTCTTTAAAGCTAAAAGTAGTCATGGAAAAGTTCCAGACTTCAGAAAGCCTAAGAATAGAAGAGACAAATGACAGGACCAAGTAGACTTTGCTTAGCAATGCATTTACTTAGAACTAGCATGCTTGGTTTTGCTCTTCTGCCTTCCAGTCTCTTCCTTCTCAGAGGGCTTAGAAGTTTGGAATTGAGCTGTTGCATACATTTCCAGGGTCTGAAATCTGGGGATGTAAGATGAGCCATAGTTTAAAAGCATAGTCCATGTTGGGCATGCACCCATGGGCTAAGGGAAGCTGAGCAAAGACcctttggctttgttttgtttcaaaagcAAAGGGCTAGCTGAGAACCAGTAAACCACCAGTGCCATAAGAGTATTTAATGCAATAAGAATGCTTAATTTACTAAAAGGATAACAAGAAGTTCATTTTGGCAGTGAGTACAAAAACAGGTCCTGAGGAGGTATGAGAAAGGAGCAAAAGAGATTTGACAACAAATTCTTTTTCCATTCCAAAATATGCTCTATGCTGCTTTCTTTCAGTAAAAAGCTTAGACTTAAGTACTTTCAGTCTAAATATGTGTTCTTGGTATGAAGAAcgtgaagtaaaaataaaattagggTTACCTTGAGGCTGAGGTGCCATCTGCTTCCATCCTATTTCAGTGTTGCAGACCTGTGGTGTGAACTCTTTACAGTGTCCGCTGAAATGGTATCCAAAGCATGTTTCCCTTGCTCTTTCCTAGGGAAATTCCAGTCCCTCCACTGCTGGAAGGAGAAGTCAGAGTAGCAGGAGGGGACATAAAAGCATGTTGAAACATTTACAAGTCCTAAGCTCCAAGTTCACTGCCATGCTGTAAAAGGCTGTGATGTGGTGAGATAGAAGAACTTGTTGTAGAAATGCATTACTCTTGCTGCTTGGATGCTACATAGAGCCTCTTTCCCTCTTCTTTGctaacaaataaaattttatataccATGGCTAAGAAATCCTCTGGTCACATACTCCAAGCGTGTCTGGCTCAGGGTTGCTTTGGAATGGAGGTGAGGGCACAGAGAGGACATCTCAAAGAGAAGCTGAATATTACATGTGTGGTAAGAGAGAAAACAGGAATTTGGTCCTGGAAGGAGACAAGGAGGCAAGTGCTCCTGGGCCAACATGGCAGCTTGTTTGGCAGCAGATCAGAAAGCAGGATGCAAATGACACTGCAAATTTTGTGGGTTtgctattttttcttcctggcagagGCATGGTCAATACCAAAAGTTTTCTCTGAAGAGAAAAGGGCTAGGCACAAGTTAGTGCTTTCAGCACAATCATTGTATTTTTGCTAACAAATTGTTGGGCTGGGTTTTTGAGTCATGCTGTGTTTGGTCCTTCCCTCTCAGGTAGCTTCTCTTGTGTCACTTTACAGTAGTGATTCAGAGGGACACAAGAATGTGCAGAAAAAACCCTCTGGCTTTGCTAGCTCATCACCTTTATAGGCAGCAATCCCAAATGGTGCTGATAGTTTTTGTAGCAAACTTTGACATTTACCCAATCTTTTGATTCAGCATGATACAGTTCACTGAAAGCTTGCTCCACTGGAGTACTTCCTGGTGAAGgcattgcttttctttcataTGGTAACATCAGTAGACCAACAAGTTGTTATTTAAAAGCATGGAAAGATGTGGTGAGTGAAATGCAAATGCCTCAGGCAGGGGGAAAAGGCATTCGGGTCTGTGGTGTCTGACAGCTGGTGTTCCTTTGAAACACAGTCATTTGAGGTGAATATTAAAAGCCTGGGTGTTTGCTCATGGTTCAAATTTCAGTTTCTGTATCCTTGAAGAGAAAAGGGTAATTCCAGCCGTTGGAAACCTGATCCCTGATGGAGGTGCTCTGCCTTTAATAAAAGTGTTCTGTATAAACTTTTATAAAAGTGTTCtttaataaaagtaataaaagttTTGGAACTGCTGCTTACAAATCCCCTTATTGTGAAATATTTCAGCCAGCCCTTTCTGCAAgtatttacagaaagaaaactgaaaggGTTAAGGATAATCTTGATCAGATGTTCAGTGCATGCTGTGGGCATCATGTACTGCTAAGCAGCTGTAACAGAACACAGGATGTAATTTTCATTGTAAGCATATTGCACCGGGATaaatgcaggagcagcagaaaggtGACATTGGAGGCTGGTCTGGTGGGTGGTGGTGGCGTCCTTTGGC
Protein-coding sequences here:
- the TXNL4A gene encoding thioredoxin-like protein 4A isoform X1, producing MSYMLPHLHNGWQVDQAILSEEDRVVVIRFGHDWDPTCMKMDEVLYSIAEKVKNFAVIYLVDITEVPDFNKMYELYDPCTVMFFFRNKHIMIDLGTGNNNKINWAMEDKQEMIDIIETVYRGARKGRGLVVSPKDYSTKYRY
- the HSBP1L1 gene encoding LOW QUALITY PROTEIN: heat shock factor-binding protein 1-like protein 1 (The sequence of the model RefSeq protein was modified relative to this genomic sequence to represent the inferred CDS: inserted 1 base in 1 codon); amino-acid sequence: MAASEPPGAAELPQLAENLLCRLQENFEALTEKLTLRMEEMGERINDLEKRVADLMTEAGVENSDEELGLSAIYXGGSSNSPQVCKPRLSIHREMCVA
- the TXNL4A gene encoding thioredoxin-like protein 4A isoform X2, with amino-acid sequence MYELYDPCTVMFFFRNKHIMIDLGTGNNNKINWAMEDKQEMIDIIETVYRGARKGRGLVVSPKDYSTKYRY